The genomic window AAAGGCTTGGATGTCTGCGTGCGCTTGGGATGATGCGGAGGCGGCCTCGACAGACCGCAGAGGCTGATAAGCACGCCGTGAAGAGATGTGACGCGATCGTCGCCATATTGTGGTAAGCAAGGTGGGACGGTTCATGGCGCATAGATGAAGCAAACATGTAAGAGAGAATGAATTGGATTAGTCGGAACTTTTATACAGGATATTAACAATTAACCCCAACCGGGCTATAATGACAATTGCCACTCACACGCCATGCTTTCGTATGTTGCCAGGCGTTGAGAGTGGTGAGAGAGCATGTCCAAAAAGGGAGGGAGGTCGGAAGTCGGCAAAACCTGGCACCGGAGGCGTCGAGGACGATGGGGCACTGGTTGCATCTCGCCTAGTACCAGCTGGCCGGCCAGGAGGCTCGAGGAAAGAGGCAAGAGCAGCTCAAGCCCACTTGCACAGATTGATGGATGGACCCATTCGACGACCGGCCACCGACGACCGACCACCGCATCGCTAGACCTTGGGCGCGCACGCACTAGCATTGTATTGTCAAATCACAGCTCCTCCAGACGTTTCGCGCGCGCAGATCAAGCAGCGGCATCACGCAGCGGCATCAAGCAGCCTGACGACATCGTCTGGCCACAACTCCATCCGGACCAACTcgcgaccgcgaccgcgaccgcAGCTGCTCGACCTCATCTCACAGACGCCTCGTCCCGTGCATCTGCGGCACGCGTGCCATTTCACCACCCCGCCTCAATCCTGTTTCGAGTCTTGTGGGCAGCCCTGTCGATATCTGCCCCTCCATCTGGATTGCATCATCTGTCCCGTCTTATTGTTCCGTCGTTTTGTCGACAACTGGCCTTGCGGCCATCTCGACTTTCGTCATGTCTACAGACTCGGGCGCGCCTGAGTCGTGGATCTCAAGCTTTTGTGCTCTTCTAGGCCATGAGTATTTCGCCGAGGTATCAGAGGAGTTTATCGAGGATGATTTTAACCTGACGGGTCTTCAGACCCAGGTGGCCATGTATAAGGAAGCATTGGAGGTATGTGGTGCTTgaattttaatttttttttattctctTCAACCCCCCTCCTCACCCCCCCGGCGGGGTGTTCTGGTGCGGGAATGCAGTCTTCGTCAACTAACTCTCCCGTGCTCTTCCGCAGATGATATTGGATGTGGAGcccgaagacgatgaagatgaggaggaagaggaggaagaggaggatgatAATGAATCCGGTCTGGGGGATGGCCAAGAGCGAATGGGTGGCCGACCAGGCGAGCGAAGACACCATAGTAGAATGGCCAGCGACTTGTCTGTCATTGAGTCCTCAGCAGAAATGCTTTACGGCCTCATTCACCAACGGTTTATATGCTCGCGTGCTGGAATCCAGCAGATGAGCGAAAAATATGAACTCGGCCACTTTGGATGCTGCCCACGGACCAACTGTGACCAGGCAAGGACGTTGCCCGTCGGACTCTCTGATATACCGGGCGAGGATACCGTCAAGCTGTTCTGCCCGGCTTGCCTGGACGTCTATGTCCCACCAAACAGCCGTTTCCAAACTGTCGACGGAGCATTCTTTGGTCGCACATTCGGCGCCCTTTTCCTTCTTACCTTCCCCGAGTACGACCTCACCAAGAGGGGGGTCGAGGTTCTCTCTTCAGCAACCTCGCGCATAGCAGCTGATGAGGAGCTCGTCAACGGCATGTACACCAGGAACATTGCCCCGGGCCTAGGACCTGGCCGCATCTATGAGCCCAAGATTTATGGCTTCAGAGTTTCAGAGCGGGCTCGATCGGGCCCGCGCATGCAATGGCTACGAGCTCGACCAATCGATGTCAACGACCTTGACGAGTCTCGCATCTACGCTGAACAATGCGCCGAAtccgaggatgacgacgaatCCATGAACCTTAACGGGAGGGCAATGGTCCGTCGACGACCTCCTGGCAACGCCCGTCTCCGCCAGCGACAAAACCAGAACGGCAGTCCCATGGCTCTATCAACGAACGGCGCCGAATCCGAGCTGTAGGAAGACAAAACAACGACTGCCCCTTCATTCTCCCCACCAGAGGCATGGTGGCGTGTAGCATCCTTGAAGTGTAATACAGATGCCAGTCCTCAGACTAAGGATCGGTAATCACGCCGCCATGCCTCGAGGCGGCGTTCCGTCAATTGGCTTCAGCAGGATCAAGGATTGTCCAAAGCAGGGTCATATATCCCACCCCACAAGCTTCCTCCTACCACGAAGATTCCACCCCTCAATCAAATATAGTGGCATTTGCATAGATGGCGTTGGAGGTGTTGTTCAGTGAATACAATTTGGTCGGTTGGTGAAAGGCGGAAAATAGCagaaaagaacaaaaaggGAGGCATGCTTGCATGACGGGTATATGTACGTGTGTGCGCGCGTGTTGGACTACGCTCAGCGGTAAAACTGGGTGCCTGTCAAAAGCAAGATACGAGTACATTTTCGCGTTTAGACTGCGCGGGCCGGAGGTGTGCGAGGGTCGCTGTTGAATAATTGCACATGGGTATCGGTGTTGTTTATTTGGACGGAAACGGCGTGGCGACGTAACCATAGAGCGATGAGTTTCAAGAGGATTGcactttactttttttttcaccttTTTTGATAAAATCACACATCTTCACATGCACATTTCACCTTGCTGCAAATTTTATCTCGCTATTGCATGTGCCAAACTTCAAAAAGTACATAAACATGCTGCAATAATTGGATTTTGCGTTTCATAACCAAACCATGACTAATCCTATCGTAGCGGCGATCCCTTCCCCGGCGTCCAACTCGTGCCACCGCCAAACCCAGACCCGGGCGCCATACCAATAATCTTCCTCACGGGCGTGGACGGTCCTGGCGTGGACGAGTCCACCGGCAACGGCGGAGTGTCCGTCCTCTGGACACCCACGTCATCCTTCCGCGGAGGTTTAAAGTTGACATCTCTTCCGGCGCGATAAATATCCTGCAGCATGGTTTCCAGAATCCCAGCGTCTTCAAACTCTAGATATTTCCGATATAACTTGAGTGCCGTCCGGGAGTCCTCAATCGAGTCGTGCGTTTCCATTTGAATGTCCTCCTTTAGGAGGTACCACGCTAGAAATGCCAACGAGAGCTTCCGAAGTCTCGACTTTAGGAAGAACAGATCGATAGTGTCGATGACCTGAGACTTGGGAACATGGATATTTATAACGCGGAAATCTTGTTTGAGACCGTGGCCGAGGAATTTGCACCCGAGGTTGAGCAGAATCCAGAGTTTCTTGTAGGCCATCTTCAGTGGGAGCAGGCTGTGTTTGGAAATCCGCGGGTCCAGATCTTCTCGGGTTATGCCAGAGTACGAGGTCAGATAATCCACAATGGGCTCTTGTATTAAAATATAGTCGTCGATGAAGGGCCGTCCCTCGTTCTCGCCCTGCCCGCGGACGACAGATGTTCTGGCCAGGGCATAGACAATTGGACGAATCGTCTCTCGTTCGCCGTCCGAGTTCATTTCAATCTCGGGCTGTCGAATGGCGACAAATTCCGTGTCTAGTGCTACTATTGTATCCGGGCCAGGACGCTCAGTCTTCGGATCTAGGATGTGATATGTTTTGGTTTCAGAGTTTGGATTCGGACTGCAGCTCAAGTTAGCTCGGCGTGTCAATAGACACTTGGTATGTAGAAAAAAAATACGCACTACAAATCATGATACAGAATCGAAGTATCCAGCTGATGTTTCCAAGTAGAATCAATTTTGTTGTTCGCTTCTTTGATCTGGAATGATACAACACTAGGGACTTTCCATGACGTGTTGAATGTAAGGGCTTCATCTGTACTGACAGACCTAACTAAGAAGTCGTTGAACAAGTGCCATTGACTTTGTCCGGGAGCTTCTTGCTCGGCGTGTGCAACTGTTTGTTTGTTAGCATTAGCATTAGATAACTTGCACGTCCCATCGGAAGCACTTGCCATTGACCATGGATACCAGGTGCGGCTTTTGCGTTTGGCCACCCTCAATGTTTGTCGCCATTCCGATAAGTGAATATACTGTGATATTATGGATTCCTCGCTGCAAGTGAAGTTTCAGGTCTTCTCCCTCGTAACAGAAGAACTGCCCCTGCTCAACAATGATTCCAATCTCCTCAGGAAGCCAGCCGGGAGTGGACCACAGCATGCGATGGTCGTGACTCGTAATTGCAGTATTCAACATTAAGACTGCCGGGATGTTGTGAATTGTCTTTCTGGTGGCGATAGTTTGATAACGTTGACATCGGCCACACCAACCCTTAGAGGTAGTCTCTCTCTCAACGCTACTCTTAAGAACCTGAGAAAAAGTGACCCTGGGCATTTTGGCGTTT from Metarhizium brunneum chromosome 2, complete sequence includes these protein-coding regions:
- the ckb-1 gene encoding Casein kinase II subunit beta-1, encoding MSTDSGAPESWISSFCALLGHEYFAEVSEEFIEDDFNLTGLQTQVAMYKEALEMILDVEPEDDEDEEEEEEEEDDNESGLGDGQERMGGRPGERRHHSRMASDLSVIESSAEMLYGLIHQRFICSRAGIQQMSEKYELGHFGCCPRTNCDQARTLPVGLSDIPGEDTVKLFCPACLDVYVPPNSRFQTVDGAFFGRTFGALFLLTFPEYDLTKRGVEVLSSATSRIAADEELVNGMYTRNIAPGLGPGRIYEPKIYGFRVSERARSGPRMQWLRARPIDVNDLDESRIYAEQCAESEDDDESMNLNGRAMVRRRPPGNARLRQRQNQNGSPMALSTNGAESEL